A genomic stretch from Juglans microcarpa x Juglans regia isolate MS1-56 chromosome 3S, Jm3101_v1.0, whole genome shotgun sequence includes:
- the LOC121258368 gene encoding protein DMR6-LIKE OXYGENASE 2-like, protein MGEVDPAFVQAIEHRPRLEPIEVAEDIPVIDLSTVLNPPDHNTTQQIITRIGAACETWGFFQVVNHGVPADLRRTVAAVAKKFFDGSSEEKRKVKRDEVNPMGYYESEHTKNVRDWKEVFDFLVHDPSQIPASHEPDDKELKILTNQWPHFPADFREACEDYAREVEKLAYKLLELISMSLGLSANRLNGYFKDQTSFLRLNHYPPCPFPHLALGVGHHKDAGGLTVLAQDDVGGLEVRRKSDREWIPVKPTPDAYIINVGDIVQVWSNEKYESVEHRVVVNSTKERFSIPFFFNPANYTMVKPLQELVNEKNPAKYREYNWGKFLATRSRSDFKKRDVENIQIYHFRVSDN, encoded by the exons ATGGGAGAGGTAGACCCTGCGTTCGTCCAAGCCATCGAGCACAGGCCCAGGCTCGAACCCATCGAGGTGGCTGAAGATATCCCAGTCATCGATCTGTCCACCGTCCTCAACCCTCCTGATCACAACACCACCCAGCAAATCATCACTCGCATCGGCGCTGCATGCGAGACATGGGGATTCTTTCAAGTCGTAAACCACGGAGTCCCAGCAGATCTGCGTCGAACAGTTGCGGCCGTGGCTAAGAAGTTCTTCGACGGGTCGTCCGAGGAGAAGAGAAAGGTGAAGCGGGACGAGGTGAATCCCATGGGGTACTATGAAAGTGAGCACACTAAAAACGTGAGAGACTGGAAAGAGGTGTTTGATTTTTTGGTTCACGATCCGTCACAGATTCCGGCCTCCCATGAACCTGATGACAAAGAACTGAAGATTTTGACCAATCAGTGGCCCCATTTTCCGGCCGACTTCCG GGAAGCATGCGAGGATTATGCACGTGAAGTGGAGAAACTGGCGTACAAGTTGTTGGAACTTATTTCCATGAGTTTAGGCTTATCTGCTAATCGCCTGAATGGTTATTTCAAAGACCAGACCAGCTTTCTCCGGCTCAATCACTATCCTCCGTGCCCTTTCCCCCACCTGGCTCTTGGTGTCGGCCATCACAAGGATGCTGGTGGCTTGACTGTCCTTGCCCAAGATGATGTTGGAGGATTGGAAGTGAGGCGAAAATCAGACAGGGAGTGGATTCCTGTTAAGCCTACCCCGGATGCCTATATCATTAATGTTGGTGATATTGTTCAG GTTTGGAGCAATGAGAAGTATGAGAGTGTGGAGCACAGGGTGGTGGTGAATTCTACTAAGGAAAGGTTTTCTATTCCATTCTTCTTCAACCCGGCCAACTACACCATGGTGAAACCTCTGCAGGAGCTGGTAAATGAGAAGAACCCTGCAAAATACAGGGAATACAACTGGGGAAAGTTTCTGGCCACGAGAAGCCGCAGTGATTTCAAGAAGCGGGATGTAGAAAACAtccaaatttatcattttagaGTATCGGATAATTGA